A single window of Leptospira koniambonensis DNA harbors:
- a CDS encoding GAF domain-containing sensor histidine kinase: MQGFSNIDQEPSYGSFSEPFPRESEGFSKEDPADRSNQEDQNTKDELLKKISVLNLLQQVATAANEANDVESVLQFSVDRICAIADWKLGLVCLVLEESERPEYSSISFSREDKFLKEFRNLLRTKSKKQESILTERVRSGRKPILLENFSSYLKGDIRELSLKAGIKEAIGIPILVKENLVGVLEFYSGNESTDPSFFEAVSHISSQIGRVFERREAENHLKTSGEQLRALSARLQEVREEERLLIAREVHDELGQLLTVLKIDLTLLKNNFQKSKGSDSKLVSELLSMIKVADSGIESVQRIATELRPLILEDLGLLEGIEWYAKDFEKRSGIRCEIKIPAGILSLEKDASIALFRIFQEALTNAARHSKASSIQVSCLEEGQFLILKIQDNGIGIDPKKMNQSKSLGLIGMRERAVVLGGEVSISGGSEKGTSVIVKIPISNRNKEDFL, encoded by the coding sequence GTGCAAGGCTTTTCGAATATCGACCAAGAGCCGAGTTACGGTTCTTTCTCTGAACCTTTTCCTCGCGAATCCGAAGGATTTTCTAAAGAAGATCCGGCTGATAGATCAAATCAAGAAGACCAGAACACAAAAGACGAACTCTTAAAAAAGATCTCTGTTTTAAATCTTCTACAACAAGTAGCTACTGCTGCAAACGAAGCAAATGATGTAGAATCAGTGCTTCAATTCTCTGTGGATAGGATCTGTGCGATTGCAGATTGGAAATTAGGTCTCGTATGTTTAGTATTGGAAGAGTCTGAAAGGCCAGAATATTCTTCCATCTCCTTCTCCAGAGAGGATAAATTCCTAAAGGAGTTTAGGAATTTATTAAGGACCAAATCTAAAAAACAAGAATCTATTCTTACTGAAAGAGTAAGAAGCGGCAGAAAACCAATCCTACTCGAAAACTTTTCTTCTTATTTAAAAGGAGATATAAGAGAACTTTCACTTAAAGCAGGCATCAAAGAGGCAATTGGAATTCCAATCTTAGTAAAGGAAAACCTAGTAGGAGTTTTGGAATTTTATTCGGGAAATGAATCTACTGACCCTTCTTTTTTCGAGGCGGTCTCTCATATTAGTTCTCAGATCGGTAGAGTATTTGAAAGAAGGGAAGCTGAGAACCATCTAAAAACCTCCGGAGAACAGTTAAGAGCATTATCAGCAAGATTACAAGAGGTAAGGGAAGAAGAAAGGCTTCTGATTGCTCGAGAAGTCCATGATGAGTTGGGACAATTATTAACTGTTCTCAAAATAGATCTTACATTATTAAAAAATAATTTTCAGAAATCGAAAGGATCGGATTCTAAATTAGTATCTGAACTTCTATCCATGATCAAGGTGGCCGACTCAGGAATTGAATCTGTGCAGAGGATTGCTACAGAGCTTAGACCCCTGATTTTAGAGGATTTAGGGCTATTGGAAGGGATAGAATGGTATGCTAAAGATTTCGAGAAAAGATCGGGAATTCGCTGCGAAATCAAGATCCCTGCAGGAATTCTATCTTTAGAAAAAGACGCATCAATTGCATTATTCCGAATTTTCCAAGAAGCATTGACTAACGCAGCAAGGCACTCCAAGGCAAGTTCTATCCAAGTATCCTGTTTGGAAGAAGGTCAATTTCTAATTCTAAAAATCCAAGACAACGGGATCGGGATCGATCCTAAAAAAATGAACCAATCTAAATCTCTAGGGCTCATAGGAATGAGAGAAAGGGCGGTAGTCTTAGGCGGCGAAGTTTCCATCTCAGGTGGATCCGAAAAAGGTACAAGTGTGATCGTAAAAATACCAATCTCAAATCGAAATAAGGAGGATTTCCTATGA
- a CDS encoding hybrid sensor histidine kinase/response regulator: MKNAPTVEPKQDKDSINPKQLLEVLTAFKRGDFSKRMPLDQVGIAGKISDLINDIMDQNDRMVKEFERISNEVGQEGKISQRVSGISSTGSWGTCMNSINSLIGNLVQPNTEVMRVIGAVAGGDLSQNMSLEIEGRPLKGEFFRTAKIVNIMVDQLNSFASEVTRVAKEVGTEGKLGGQADVRGVAGTWKDLTDSVNSMASNLTGQVRDIAEVTKAVATGDLSKKITVDVKGEILELKNTINTMVDQLNSFASEVTRVAKEVGTEGKLGGQADVRGVAGTWKDLTDSVNSMASNLTGQVRNIAEVTTAVARGDLSKKITVDVKGEILELKDTINTMVDQLNSFASEVTRVAREVGTEGKLGGQADVQGVAGTWKDLTDSVNSMASNLTGQVRNIAEVTTAVARGDLSKKITVDVKGEILELKDTINTMVDQLNSFASEVTRVAREVGTEGKLGGQANVRGVAGTWKDLTDSVNSMASNLTGQVRNIAEVTTAVARGDLSKKITVDVKGEILELKNTINTMVVQLNSFASEVTRVAREVGTEGKLGGQADVQGVAGTWKDLTDSVNSMASNLTGQVRNIAEVTTAVATGDLSKKITVDVKGEILELKNTINTMVDQLNSFASEVTRVAREVGAEGKLGGQADVRGVAGTWKDLTDSVNFMAGNLTGQVRDIAEVTKAVATGDLSKKITVDVKGEILELKNTINTMVDQLNSFASEVTRVAKEVGTEGKLGGQADVRGVAGTWKDLTDSVNSMASNLTGQVRNIAEVTTAVARGDLSKKITVDVKGEILELKDTINTMVDQLNSFASEVTRVAREVGTEGELGGQADVRGVAGTWKDLTDSVNSMASNLTGQVRNIAEVTTAVARGDLSKKITVDVKGEILELKDTINTMVDQLNSFASEVTRVAREVGTEGKLGGQANVQGVGGIWKDLTDSVNFMANNLTTQVRGIAKVVTSVANGDLKKKLYLEAKGEIAELSDTINDMIDTLGLFGDQVTTVAKEVGIEGRLGGQASVPGAAGLWRNLTDNVNQLASNLTTQVRAIAEVATGVTKGDLSRTVTIQAAGEVAALSDNINEMIRNLRETTRINTEQDWLKTNLAKFTRLLQGQRNLVNVSKLILSELAPLVSAQHGAFFITENVEEGPLLKLLVSYAYQERKNVSNRFYPGEGLIGQCFLEKERILVTQVPSSYIMINSALGEAPPINIVVLPVLFEGEVKAVIELASFSNFTPIHLNFLDQLTESIGIVLNTIAAGMRTEELLIQSQTLTEELQGRQEELTNTNQRLEEQAKSLKASEDMLKDQREELQEKNEELEEKARLLAKKNSEVERKNREVEQARHSLEEKARQLALTSRYKSEFLANMSHELRTPLNNMLILSRLLYDNESRNLSEKQTEYAKTIHSSGNDLLQLINDILDLSKIESGKMSVDLDSVSIEELGGYLDRSFRETARNKDLKFQVEIDHELPSRITTDLQRLQQILQNLLSNAFKFTHKGGVKLRIESSPSGWSKDHKILGQAGGVIAFSVIDTGIGISAEKQGLIFEAFRQADGSTSRKYGGTGLGLSISKEITRILGGELKLESEPEVGSKFTLYLPLDYIQVEENPIEPDSIKWSENPDYDPASSSDSYVRSKIKATRRVLEDETENESKEKVLIIEEDETFAKSLLEIAKSNGFKGTVALDGKSGISALQESSFNAVLLDVQLSDMDGSLILNWLKRNPKLRQLPVHVLSGENDWRRSLEIGAISHLRKPVGIESLNEAFEKIKTYLHKTDKTLYVCGIGKEHSEFLMDKLTSKDLVLRSIDSGQELLDILKKEIPDCILIGNEFKDMSVSDLVSKITLLDPERTLILFYSDEQNGPENFQKLLSFNGSNILKFVSSYATSLEEVKIHLHEPESISKSGDTYSLEGHKVLIVDDDVRNIFALTSMLELHKMKIHYAENALDGIKILEKNPDIEIVLMDVMMPDMDGYEAMKVIRSKAEFVNLPILALTAKAMKGDREKCIEAGATEYITKPVSVDHLLSLLRVLLCR, translated from the coding sequence ATGAAGAATGCCCCAACAGTAGAACCCAAACAAGATAAAGACTCTATAAATCCAAAACAATTATTAGAAGTTCTAACAGCATTTAAGCGAGGGGACTTTTCAAAACGAATGCCTTTGGATCAAGTAGGGATCGCAGGCAAAATTTCAGACTTAATAAACGATATCATGGACCAGAACGATAGAATGGTCAAAGAGTTTGAAAGGATCAGTAATGAAGTAGGACAAGAAGGTAAAATTTCCCAAAGGGTAAGCGGAATTTCTTCTACAGGTTCTTGGGGCACCTGTATGAATTCTATCAACTCTCTAATCGGAAATTTAGTACAACCAAACACTGAAGTGATGAGGGTGATCGGTGCAGTTGCGGGTGGTGACCTTTCTCAGAACATGTCTTTGGAAATAGAAGGAAGACCTCTTAAGGGTGAATTTTTTAGAACTGCAAAGATCGTAAACATCATGGTAGACCAATTAAACTCATTTGCTTCTGAGGTAACTCGGGTTGCAAAAGAGGTGGGAACTGAAGGTAAGCTTGGTGGACAAGCAGATGTGCGAGGAGTTGCTGGAACCTGGAAAGACTTAACAGATAGTGTGAACTCAATGGCGTCTAACTTAACTGGCCAGGTTCGTGATATCGCAGAAGTTACCAAGGCAGTTGCAACAGGTGACTTATCTAAAAAGATCACAGTGGATGTTAAGGGGGAGATCCTCGAACTCAAAAACACAATCAACACTATGGTGGACCAGTTGAACTCGTTTGCTTCTGAGGTGACTCGGGTTGCGAAAGAGGTAGGAACTGAAGGTAAACTGGGTGGACAAGCGGATGTGCGAGGTGTTGCGGGAACCTGGAAAGACTTAACAGATAGTGTGAACTCGATGGCATCCAACCTAACCGGCCAGGTTCGTAATATTGCCGAAGTTACTACAGCGGTAGCTCGAGGTGACTTATCCAAAAAAATCACAGTGGATGTTAAGGGTGAGATCCTTGAATTGAAGGACACCATTAACACGATGGTGGACCAGTTAAACTCATTCGCTTCTGAGGTAACCAGGGTTGCGAGAGAGGTAGGTACAGAAGGTAAACTGGGTGGACAAGCGGACGTTCAGGGTGTTGCGGGAACTTGGAAAGACCTTACAGATAGTGTGAACTCGATGGCATCCAACCTAACCGGCCAGGTGCGTAATATTGCCGAAGTTACTACAGCTGTGGCTCGTGGTGACTTGTCCAAAAAAATCACAGTGGATGTTAAGGGGGAGATCCTTGAGTTAAAGGACACCATTAACACGATGGTGGACCAGTTGAACTCATTCGCTTCTGAGGTAACCAGGGTTGCGAGAGAGGTAGGTACAGAAGGAAAACTTGGTGGTCAGGCAAATGTGCGAGGAGTTGCGGGAACCTGGAAGGACCTTACAGATAGTGTGAACTCGATGGCATCCAACCTAACGGGTCAGGTTCGTAATATTGCCGAAGTTACTACAGCGGTAGCTCGAGGTGACTTATCCAAAAAAATCACAGTGGATGTTAAGGGAGAGATCTTAGAACTCAAAAACACGATCAACACGATGGTGGTTCAGTTGAACTCGTTTGCTTCTGAGGTGACTCGGGTTGCAAGAGAGGTGGGAACGGAAGGTAAACTGGGTGGACAAGCGGACGTTCAGGGTGTTGCGGGAACTTGGAAGGACTTAACAGATAGTGTGAACTCAATGGCGTCTAACTTAACTGGTCAGGTTCGTAATATTGCCGAAGTTACTACAGCTGTTGCAACAGGTGACTTATCTAAAAAGATCACAGTGGATGTAAAAGGAGAGATCTTAGAGCTCAAAAACACAATCAACACGATGGTGGACCAGTTGAACTCATTTGCTTCTGAGGTAACCAGGGTTGCAAGAGAGGTAGGTGCAGAAGGTAAACTGGGCGGACAAGCAGATGTGCGAGGAGTTGCAGGAACCTGGAAAGACTTAACGGATAGTGTGAACTTCATGGCAGGTAACTTAACTGGCCAGGTTCGTGATATCGCAGAAGTTACCAAGGCAGTTGCGACTGGTGACTTATCTAAAAAGATCACAGTGGATGTTAAAGGAGAGATCTTAGAACTCAAAAACACAATCAACACAATGGTGGACCAGTTGAACTCGTTTGCTTCTGAGGTGACTCGGGTTGCTAAAGAGGTAGGAACGGAAGGTAAACTGGGTGGGCAAGCGGATGTGCGAGGAGTTGCGGGAACCTGGAAGGACTTAACAGATAGTGTGAACTCGATGGCATCCAACCTAACAGGTCAGGTTCGTAATATTGCCGAAGTTACTACAGCTGTGGCTCGTGGTGACTTATCTAAGAAGATCACAGTGGATGTTAAGGGTGAGATCCTAGAACTAAAAGACACCATTAACACGATGGTGGACCAGTTGAACTCATTTGCTTCTGAGGTAACCAGGGTTGCGAGAGAGGTAGGTACTGAAGGAGAGTTAGGCGGTCAGGCAGACGTTCGAGGAGTTGCGGGAACCTGGAAGGACTTAACAGATAGTGTGAACTCGATGGCATCCAACCTAACCGGTCAGGTTCGTAATATTGCTGAAGTTACTACAGCTGTGGCTCGAGGTGACTTGTCTAAGAAGATCACAGTGGATGTTAAGGGTGAGATCCTTGAATTGAAGGACACCATTAACACGATGGTGGACCAGTTGAACTCATTCGCTTCTGAGGTAACTAGGGTTGCGAGAGAAGTAGGTACAGAAGGAAAACTTGGTGGTCAGGCAAATGTGCAAGGGGTTGGAGGTATCTGGAAAGACTTAACAGATAGTGTGAACTTCATGGCGAATAATCTCACCACACAGGTTAGGGGTATCGCGAAGGTCGTGACTTCGGTTGCGAATGGAGACTTAAAGAAAAAATTATATTTAGAAGCAAAAGGAGAGATCGCAGAACTCTCCGATACGATCAACGACATGATCGATACATTAGGACTTTTCGGAGACCAGGTAACTACTGTTGCAAAAGAAGTGGGTATCGAAGGAAGATTAGGAGGCCAAGCGAGTGTGCCTGGTGCTGCAGGACTTTGGAGAAACCTCACAGATAACGTGAACCAGCTTGCATCTAACTTGACCACACAGGTACGAGCAATTGCAGAAGTGGCAACGGGTGTGACCAAGGGAGATCTATCTCGAACAGTTACTATCCAAGCAGCCGGTGAGGTGGCAGCTTTATCGGATAACATCAACGAAATGATCCGAAACTTAAGGGAAACAACTCGGATCAACACAGAGCAAGACTGGTTAAAAACAAACCTTGCAAAATTCACAAGATTATTACAAGGGCAAAGAAACTTAGTCAACGTAAGTAAGCTTATCTTGTCTGAACTTGCGCCACTTGTTTCTGCACAACATGGAGCTTTCTTCATTACAGAAAACGTGGAAGAAGGCCCATTACTCAAACTACTTGTAAGTTATGCTTACCAAGAAAGAAAGAATGTATCCAATCGTTTTTATCCGGGAGAAGGTTTGATTGGTCAATGTTTCCTCGAGAAAGAAAGGATACTCGTTACACAAGTTCCTTCCAGCTATATCATGATCAATTCGGCTTTAGGAGAAGCGCCTCCTATTAATATAGTCGTCTTACCAGTGTTATTCGAGGGAGAAGTGAAGGCAGTGATAGAACTTGCCTCCTTCTCCAACTTCACTCCTATCCATTTGAACTTCTTGGATCAGTTGACTGAAAGTATCGGGATTGTATTGAACACGATTGCTGCAGGTATGAGAACAGAAGAACTTCTGATCCAATCTCAAACTTTGACGGAAGAGTTGCAAGGACGACAAGAAGAATTGACCAATACCAACCAACGTTTGGAAGAACAAGCCAAATCCCTGAAAGCTTCCGAGGATATGCTCAAGGACCAAAGGGAGGAGTTGCAGGAAAAGAACGAAGAGTTGGAAGAAAAAGCTAGGCTACTTGCCAAAAAGAACAGTGAGGTAGAAAGAAAAAACAGAGAAGTAGAACAAGCAAGACATTCCTTGGAAGAAAAGGCGCGTCAGCTTGCGCTCACTTCCAGATACAAATCTGAGTTTTTGGCAAACATGTCTCATGAGTTAAGAACTCCTTTGAATAATATGCTGATCCTTTCTCGTTTATTATATGATAACGAGAGTAGAAACCTTTCTGAAAAGCAGACTGAATATGCAAAAACAATCCATAGTTCCGGAAACGATCTATTACAATTGATTAATGATATATTAGATCTTTCTAAAATTGAGTCCGGTAAAATGAGTGTGGATCTGGATTCGGTTTCCATAGAAGAATTAGGAGGGTATCTGGATCGTTCCTTTAGAGAAACTGCAAGGAATAAGGATTTAAAATTCCAAGTTGAAATAGACCATGAACTACCTTCCAGGATCACTACTGATTTACAAAGATTGCAGCAGATCCTGCAGAACCTTCTATCAAACGCATTCAAATTTACTCATAAAGGTGGAGTGAAATTAAGGATCGAATCTTCTCCTTCCGGCTGGAGTAAAGATCATAAAATCTTAGGCCAAGCAGGCGGTGTGATCGCATTCTCCGTGATAGATACGGGTATTGGAATTTCTGCAGAGAAACAGGGGCTGATCTTCGAAGCATTCCGACAAGCAGATGGTAGTACGAGTAGGAAATACGGAGGAACAGGACTCGGACTTTCTATCAGTAAAGAGATTACACGTATCTTAGGTGGAGAATTGAAACTGGAAAGTGAGCCAGAGGTAGGAAGTAAGTTCACTTTATACCTTCCGCTGGATTATATCCAGGTAGAAGAAAATCCAATCGAACCAGATTCAATCAAATGGTCTGAAAATCCTGACTATGATCCTGCTAGCTCCAGCGATTCTTATGTAAGAAGTAAGATCAAAGCCACTCGAAGAGTTCTGGAAGATGAGACGGAAAACGAATCCAAAGAAAAGGTTTTGATCATAGAAGAGGATGAAACATTCGCTAAATCACTTTTAGAGATCGCTAAAAGTAACGGTTTTAAAGGAACAGTTGCATTAGATGGAAAGAGCGGGATCTCTGCATTGCAGGAATCTTCTTTTAATGCAGTCTTGTTGGACGTCCAACTCTCGGATATGGATGGAAGTTTAATCCTAAATTGGCTAAAACGAAATCCTAAACTCAGACAACTTCCAGTTCATGTTCTTTCCGGAGAAAATGATTGGAGAAGAAGTCTGGAAATAGGAGCGATCTCTCATTTGAGAAAACCTGTAGGAATAGAATCTTTGAACGAGGCATTCGAGAAGATCAAAACCTATCTACACAAAACAGACAAAACACTTTATGTTTGTGGAATAGGGAAGGAACATTCTGAATTCCTAATGGATAAACTTACCTCTAAGGATCTTGTACTGAGAAGTATTGATTCAGGTCAGGAACTTTTGGACATTCTGAAAAAAGAGATCCCGGATTGTATACTGATTGGAAACGAATTTAAGGATATGTCTGTTTCTGATTTGGTTTCCAAGATCACTTTATTGGATCCGGAAAGAACATTGATACTTTTTTATTCCGATGAGCAGAATGGTCCGGAAAATTTTCAGAAACTTCTATCTTTTAATGGTTCGAATATTCTGAAATTTGTAAGTTCTTATGCGACTTCTTTGGAAGAAGTGAAGATCCATTTACATGAACCAGAATCTATTTCTAAATCAGGAGACACTTATTCTCTCGAAGGTCATAAAGTACTGATCGTGGATGACGATGTAAGGAATATATTTGCATTAACGAGTATGTTAGAATTACATAAAATGAAAATTCATTATGCGGAGAATGCCTTAGACGGAATTAAAATTTTGGAAAAAAATCCGGACATAGAAATCGTTCTCATGGACGTGATGATGCCTGATATGGACGGATACGAGGCAATGAAAGTAATCAGGTCTAAAGCCGAATTTGTAAACCTCCCTATTTTAGCGCTTACAGCAAAAGCGATGAAAGGGGATCGAGAAAAATGTATAGAGGCCGGCGCGACCGAATATATAACTAAGCCGGTAAGTGTGGACCATTTGCTTTCTCTACTTAGGGTGTTGTTGTGCAGGTAG
- the soxR gene encoding redox-sensitive transcriptional activator SoxR, translating to MDKDEFLSIGQVSKRSGVASSALRFYEERGLIRSVRAGSGHRQYPRHVLRRIAFVVFAQRVGLSLDEIAAEIAKLPEDHTPNGQDWSKLSKTWSLRIEEKIAELHRLKNGLSVCIGCGCLSLLTCKLANPQDKLGRYGSGPLRWMGKPKK from the coding sequence GTGGATAAGGACGAATTTTTAAGTATCGGTCAAGTATCCAAAAGAAGCGGGGTTGCTTCCTCTGCATTACGTTTTTATGAAGAAAGAGGACTGATCCGCTCCGTAAGAGCAGGTTCCGGCCATAGACAATACCCCAGACACGTTTTGAGAAGGATCGCATTCGTAGTATTTGCACAAAGAGTAGGACTTTCTTTGGATGAGATCGCGGCAGAGATCGCAAAACTCCCGGAAGATCATACTCCTAATGGACAAGATTGGTCCAAACTTTCTAAAACCTGGAGCTTACGTATAGAGGAGAAGATCGCAGAACTTCATAGATTGAAAAATGGACTCTCTGTTTGTATTGGTTGCGGTTGCCTTTCTCTTCTTACCTGTAAATTAGCAAACCCACAAGATAAGTTAGGAAGATATGGAAGTGGGCCTTTACGTTGGATGGGAAAACCTAAAAAATAA
- a CDS encoding MFS transporter: MKFTFSKYQIFVVALLAFIQFTVVLDFMILSPLGVQVMDQLKISTTKFGLVVSAYAFSAGISGILAAGFADRFDRKKMLLFFYTGFVLGTVLCGIAPNYEFLLFARIVTGLFGGVIASISFAIIADLFPMEARGRVMGLVMTAFAASQVFGLPIGVFFSNLWGWQSPFWMIAIISGLVGVAALFKLEPIVSHLGHGTENKAIKHLIVTAGNSNYLPGFLATMLLATGGYMLMPFGSAFSVHNLGITLEDLPLVYFVTGIVSMAAGPLIGRAADKFGKYPVFMISSLIACGILFYYTAMGITPLWLVILINSALFVVITGRVISAQALNSAMPELRDRGAYMAISSSLQQLSGGIASYAAGLIVVQTPSGYIQGYPNLGYVVVVAILITVAIMYKVNEYVSSKHPVPVKGEKEAALVSET, from the coding sequence ATGAAATTTACGTTTAGTAAATACCAAATCTTTGTAGTCGCCTTATTGGCATTTATCCAATTCACAGTGGTTCTTGATTTTATGATCTTATCTCCATTAGGAGTTCAGGTCATGGATCAATTAAAAATATCCACAACCAAGTTCGGTTTAGTAGTTTCTGCTTATGCATTTAGCGCGGGAATTTCTGGGATTTTGGCTGCTGGTTTTGCGGATAGATTCGATCGTAAAAAGATGTTACTATTCTTTTATACTGGTTTTGTTTTAGGAACTGTTCTTTGCGGGATCGCACCAAATTACGAATTTCTACTATTTGCTAGGATCGTAACTGGTCTTTTCGGTGGAGTAATCGCTTCTATCAGCTTTGCGATCATTGCAGATCTATTTCCTATGGAAGCCAGAGGAAGAGTGATGGGACTTGTGATGACAGCGTTTGCTGCCAGCCAAGTTTTTGGTCTTCCGATCGGTGTGTTCTTCTCTAATCTTTGGGGATGGCAGTCTCCTTTCTGGATGATCGCTATCATTAGTGGTCTTGTGGGAGTTGCAGCTCTATTTAAGTTAGAGCCAATCGTTTCTCACTTGGGTCATGGAACCGAAAATAAAGCGATCAAACATTTGATTGTAACAGCTGGAAATTCAAATTATCTTCCTGGGTTTTTAGCAACAATGCTTTTGGCGACTGGCGGGTATATGCTTATGCCTTTCGGTTCTGCATTCAGTGTTCATAATCTAGGAATTACTTTAGAAGATCTTCCTTTAGTGTATTTTGTAACTGGGATTGTAAGTATGGCTGCTGGTCCTTTGATCGGTAGAGCTGCGGACAAATTCGGAAAGTATCCTGTATTTATGATTTCTTCTTTAATTGCTTGCGGGATCCTTTTCTATTACACCGCAATGGGGATCACTCCACTTTGGTTAGTGATATTGATCAACTCTGCATTATTTGTAGTGATTACAGGTAGAGTGATTTCGGCTCAAGCATTGAATTCTGCGATGCCTGAACTAAGAGATAGAGGAGCTTATATGGCGATCAGTTCTTCTCTGCAACAATTATCCGGAGGAATCGCTTCTTATGCGGCCGGGCTTATTGTAGTCCAAACTCCAAGCGGATATATCCAGGGTTATCCAAACCTAGGTTATGTTGTGGTTGTAGCTATTTTGATCACTGTGGCGATTATGTACAAAGTAAACGAATACGTTTCTTCTAAACATCCGGTACCTGTTAAAGGTGAAAAAGAAGCTGCCTTAGTTTCCGAAACCTAA
- a CDS encoding NADPH-dependent FMN reductase translates to MLLEKISTGSGLRLGIILASTRKGRFGETVAKWFEEIAKQDYRFETDLIDLSEFSLPWDMSKDMDSDLPLFSDRIAEADAFVVITPEYNHGYPAYLKLAIDSLHEEWNAKPLGFVSYGGSSGGLRAVEQLRNVFAELRMTTIRDCVSFHWAHARFHNGRPTEEFRYASSAEKLLNELYWWGNVLKQARTNFPQSVLRS, encoded by the coding sequence ATGTTATTAGAAAAGATCAGTACAGGCTCAGGCCTTCGATTAGGAATTATATTAGCTAGTACCAGAAAGGGTAGATTCGGAGAAACTGTCGCAAAATGGTTTGAAGAGATTGCGAAACAGGATTATAGATTTGAAACTGATTTGATCGATCTTTCTGAATTTTCTTTACCTTGGGACATGTCAAAGGATATGGACTCGGATCTTCCTTTATTCTCGGATAGAATAGCAGAAGCGGACGCTTTTGTAGTAATTACACCGGAGTATAACCACGGATATCCTGCTTATTTAAAGTTGGCAATTGACTCACTTCATGAAGAATGGAATGCGAAGCCTCTTGGATTCGTTTCCTATGGAGGAAGTTCCGGCGGTTTAAGAGCGGTAGAACAACTTCGCAATGTATTTGCAGAATTGAGAATGACTACCATTCGAGACTGTGTTAGTTTTCATTGGGCTCATGCCAGGTTCCATAACGGAAGACCCACAGAGGAATTTCGCTACGCATCTTCGGCTGAGAAATTATTGAATGAATTGTATTGGTGGGGAAACGTTTTGAAACAAGCTAGAACGAATTTCCCACAATCTGTTCTTAGGTCCTGA
- a CDS encoding OsmC family protein produces MSDIEVKVLSTPENYKTILRSKNHEVIADESKEDGGGDLGPSPHEYLLLSLGACTDITIRMYAQRKKMDLKEVTVELNLTRWTDRTEIQRVVKLEGNLSEQERERLLQVANACPVHKTLTHPIQIDTKLG; encoded by the coding sequence ATGAGCGATATAGAAGTTAAAGTACTTAGCACTCCTGAAAATTACAAAACAATCCTTCGCAGTAAAAACCACGAAGTAATCGCAGATGAATCCAAAGAAGATGGTGGTGGGGACCTCGGACCTTCTCCGCATGAATACCTTCTTCTTTCCTTGGGAGCTTGTACTGATATCACTATCAGAATGTATGCCCAAAGAAAAAAAATGGATCTAAAGGAAGTAACAGTCGAACTAAATCTGACTAGATGGACGGATCGCACTGAGATCCAAAGGGTCGTAAAACTGGAAGGGAATTTAAGCGAACAGGAAAGAGAGAGACTTTTACAAGTTGCAAATGCTTGTCCAGTCCACAAAACCCTGACTCATCCTATTCAGATAGATACCAAACTGGGCTAA
- a CDS encoding response regulator, whose protein sequence is MISTLIADDHLLIREGLRKILSEEEDIEIVYEAENGQQVLDYLASQSVQVLILDINMPLMSGLDILKYVHKLSPDTRVLILSMYPEDRFAVRALKAGASGYITKASAGDELISAVRKVIEGARYISPEATEMLVRELSKPSDRLPHETLSEREFQILMLLVKGKNVRSISEDLGLSVNTVNTYRARIFEKMSLKSTQELVRYAYDHKLLE, encoded by the coding sequence ATGATTTCCACATTGATTGCTGATGATCATTTATTGATCCGAGAAGGTTTAAGAAAGATCCTATCGGAAGAGGAAGATATAGAGATCGTTTACGAGGCAGAAAATGGACAACAGGTTTTGGATTATCTTGCAAGTCAATCCGTGCAAGTTCTGATCCTTGACATCAATATGCCTTTGATGAGCGGTTTGGATATATTAAAATATGTTCATAAACTTTCTCCGGATACAAGAGTTCTTATCTTGAGTATGTATCCAGAAGATAGATTTGCAGTTCGAGCTTTAAAGGCAGGTGCTTCCGGTTATATCACTAAGGCAAGTGCAGGGGATGAACTTATCTCTGCAGTGCGTAAGGTGATTGAAGGTGCTCGGTATATTAGTCCGGAAGCAACAGAGATGTTGGTCAGAGAACTTTCTAAACCTTCTGATAGACTTCCTCATGAAACTCTTTCTGAAAGAGAATTTCAGATACTTATGCTTTTGGTAAAAGGCAAAAATGTTCGATCAATTTCAGAAGATCTTGGCTTAAGTGTAAATACAGTGAACACATATAGAGCTAGGATTTTTGAAAAGATGAGTTTGAAATCCACACAAGAACTTGTTCGTTACGCTTACGACCATAAACTTCTGGAATAG